One part of the Cottoperca gobio chromosome 14, fCotGob3.1, whole genome shotgun sequence genome encodes these proteins:
- the LOC115018820 gene encoding olfactory receptor 8G1-like yields the protein MENFTYNSFTIQLEGLNVPKDSKHPVFLFVFFSYVFIMVANVGIAVLVFMDKNLHQPMYLLLCNLSVNDILGNSILVPRLLTDMLRFPSERLISYYECVVQAFTTHMFSTTAHTVLMIMAFDRYVAICNPLRYAAIMTNKMVVKLTVSAWGVAFVLVGILLGLTLRLNRCRNMIRSPYCDNAALFKLSCESVFINNVYGLTFTVVLFTGSIGSMVITYSKITVVCLTSNNMSLNSKALKTCSTHLLVFLIMVFSGMSIIALHRFPQYSDYRKLSSILFHIVPGSLNPIIYGVQSKEIRRFLSQKFQFRKVLPSL from the coding sequence ATGGAAAACTTCACCTACAACAGCTTCACGATACAACTGGAGGGATTGAATGTCCCAAAGGATTCTAAGCACccagtgtttctttttgtctttttctcctaCGTGTTTATAATGGTCGCAAATGTGGGTATTGCTGTTCTGGTTTTTATGGACAAAAACCTTCACCAGCCTATGTATCTCCTTTTGTGTAACCTGTCAGTCAATGATATACTTGGAAATTCTATCTTGGTGCCTCGTTTGCTTACAGACATGTTGAGGTTTCCCTCTGAACGCCTCATCAGTTATTATGAATGTGTGGTCCAAGCTTTTACAACACATATGTTCAGTACCACTGCTCACACTGTACTCATGATTATGGCCTTTGACAGATATGTGGCCATCTGTAATCCCCTGCGCTATGCTGCCATAATGACCAACAAAATGGTGGTGAAGCTGACAGTTTCTGCCTGGGGGgtggcttttgttttggttgGGATTCTGCTTGGTCTGACCCTACGACTGAACCGATGTAGGAATATGATAAGAAGCCCTTACTGTGACAATGCTGCACTGTTTAAACTCtcctgtgagagtgtgtttattAATAATGTCTATGGCCTCACCTTCACTGTAGTCCTGTTCACAGGTTCTATTGGCAGCATGGTTATCACCTATTCTAAGATTACAGTAGTCTGTCTCACCAGTAATAACATGTCTTTGAACAGTAAAGCCTTGAAGACCTGCAGCACTcatctgcttgtgtttctgaTTATGGTGTTTAGTGGAATGTCTATCATTGCGCTGCATCGCTTCCCTCAGTACTCAGACTACAGAAAACTCAGTAGCATTTTGTTTCATATTGTCCCCGGCAGTCTCAACCCCATTATTTATGGGGTTCAGTCAAAAGAGATACGAAGATTCCTGTCACAAAAGTTTCAGTTCAGAAAGGTTTTGCCATCATTATAA
- the LOC115018584 gene encoding LOW QUALITY PROTEIN: olfactory receptor 146-like (The sequence of the model RefSeq protein was modified relative to this genomic sequence to represent the inferred CDS: deleted 1 base in 1 codon) — protein MENYTYNSYTLQVEGLNVSKESMYPVFLFFFFSYVFIMVANVSIAVLVLIDKNLHQPMYLLFCSLPFNDILGNSILVPRLLIDMLRPPSERLISYYECLVQAFTSHMFGTTSVTVLMIMAFDRYVAICNPLRYAVIMTNKMVVKLTVSAWGVAFVLVGILLGLTIRLNRCRTLITNPYCDNASLFKLSCESVFINNVYGLTFTVVLFTGSIGSMVITYAKITVVCLTSNNMSLNSKALKTCSTHLLVYLIMVFSGMSNIALHRFPQYSDYRKLSSILFHIVPGCLNPIIYGVQSKEIRTFVSKLFEPKKVLPS, from the exons ATGGAAAACTACACCTATAACAGCTACACCCTCCAGGTGGAGGGGTTAAATGTTTCAAAAGAGTCTATGTAccctgtctttctgtttttctttttctcctacGTGTTTATAATGGTCGCAAATGTGAGTATTGCTGTTCTGGTTCTAATTGACAAAAACCTGCACCAGCCCATGTATCTCCTTTTTTGCAGTTTGCCCTTTAATGACATCCTTGGAAATTCTATCTTGGTGCCCCGTTTGCTTATAGACATGTTGAGGCCTCCCTCTGAACGCCTCATCAGTTATTATGAATGT CTGGTCCAAGCTTTCACCTCACATATGTTTGGTACCACTAGTGTCACTGTACTCATGATTATGGCCTTTGACAGATATGTGGCCATCTGTAATCCCCTGCGCTATGCTGTCATAATGACCAACAAAATGGTGGTGAAGCTGACAGTTTCTGCCTGGGGGGTGGCCTTTGTTTTGGTCGGGATTCTGCTCGGTCTGACCATACGGCTGAACCGATGTAGGACTCTGATCACAAATCCTTACTGTGACAATGCCTCACTGTTTAAACTCtcctgtgagagtgtgtttattAATAATGTCTATGGCCTCACCTTCACTGTAGTCCTGTTCACAGGTTCTATTGGCAGCATGGTTATCACCTATGCTAAGATTACAGTCGTCTGTCTCACCAGTAATAACATGTCTTTGAACAGTAAAGCCTTGAAGACCTGCAGCACTCATCTGCTTGTATATCTGATCATGGTGTTTAGTGGAATGTCTAACATTGCGCTGCATCGCTTCCCTCAGTACTCAGACTACAGAAAACTCAGTAGCATTTTGTTTCATATCGTCCCCGGCTGCCTCAACCCCATTATTTATGGGGTTCAGTCTAAAGAGATACGAACATTTGTGTCTAAGTTGTTTGAGCCCAAGAAAGTTTTGCCATCTTAA